Proteins encoded in a region of the Homo sapiens chromosome 20, GRCh38.p14 Primary Assembly genome:
- the NCOA6 gene encoding nuclear receptor coactivator 6 isoform X21, with translation MVLDDLPNLEDIYTSLCSSTMEDSEMDFDSGLEDDDTKSDSILEDSTIFVAFKGNIDDKDFKWKLDAILKNVPNLLHMESSKLKVQKVEPWNSVRVTFNIPREAAERLRILAQSNNQQLRDLGILSVQIEGEGAINLALAQNRSQDVRMNGPMGAGNSVRMEAGFPMASGPGIIRMNNPATVMIPPGGNVSSSMMAPGPNPELQPRTPRPASQSDAMDPLLSGLHIQQQSHPSGSLAPPHHPMQPVSVNRQMNPANFPQLQQQQQQQQQQQQQQQQQQQQQQQQQLQARPPQQHQQQQPQGIRPQFTAPTQVPVPPGWNQLPSGALQPPPAQGSLGTMTANQGWKKAPLPGPMQQQLQARPSLATVQTPSHPPPPYPFGSQQASQAHTNFPQMSNPGQFTAPQMKSLQGGPSRVPTPLQQPHLTNKSPASSPSSFQQGSPASSPTVNQTQQQMGPRPPQNNPLPQGFQQPVSSPGRNPMVQQGNVPPNFMVMQQQPPNQGPQSLHPGLGGMPKRLPPGFSAGQANPNFMQGQVPSTTATTPGNSGAPQLQANQNVQHAGGQGAGPPQNQMQVSHGPPNMMQPSLMGIHGNMNNQQAGTSGVPQVNLSNMQGQPQQGPPSQLMGMHQQIVPSQGQMVQQQGTLNPQNPMILSRAQLMPQGQMMVNPPSQNLGPSPQRMTPPKQMLSQQGPQMMAPHNQMMGPQGQVLLQQNPMIEQIMTNQMQGNKQQFNTQNQSNVMPGPAQIMRGPTPNMQGNMVQFTGQMSGQMLPQQGPVNNSPSQVMGIQGQVLRPPGPSPHMAQQHGDPATTANNDVSLSQMMPDVSIQQTNMVPPHVQAMQGNSASGNHFSGHGMSFNAPFSGAPNGNQMSCGQNPGFPVNKDVTLTSPLLVNLLQSDISAGHFGVNNKQNNTNANKPKKKKPPRKKKNSQQDLNTPDTRPAGLEEADQPPLPGEQGINLDNSGPKLPEFSNRPPGYPSQPVEQRPLQQMPPQLMQHVAPPPQPPQQQPQPQLPQQQQPPPPSQPQSQQQQQQQQQMMMMLMMQQDPKSVRLPVSQNVHPPRGPLNPDSQRMPMQQSGSVPVMVSLQGPASVPPSPDKQRMPMPVNTPLGSNSRKMVYQESPQNPSSSPLAEMASLPEASGSEAPSVPGGPNNMPSHVVLPQNQLMMTGPKPGPSPLSATQGATPQQPPVNSLPSSHGHHFPNVAAPTQTSRPKTPNRASPRPYYPQTPNNRPPSTEPSEISLSPERLNASIAGLFPPQINIPLPPRPNLNRGFDQQGLNPTTLKAIGQAPSNLTMNPSNFATPQTHKLDSVVVNSGKQSNSGATKRASPSNSRRSSPGSSRKTTPSPGRQNSKAPKLTLASQTNAALLQNVELPRNVLVSPTPLANPPVPGSFPNNSGLNPQNSTVSVAAVGGVVEDNKESLNVPQDSDCQNSQSRKEQVNIELKAVPAQEVKMVVPEDQSKKDGQPSDPNKLPSVEENKNLVSPAMREAPTSLSQLLDNSGAPNVTIKPPGLTDLEVTPPVVSGEDLKKASVIPTLQDLSSSKEPSNSLNLPHSNELCSSLVHPELSEVSSNVAPSIPPVMSRPVSSSSISTPLPPNQITVFVTSNPITTSANTSAALPTHLQSALMSTVVTMPNAGSKVMVSEGQSAAQSNARPQFITPVFINSSSIIQVMKGSQPSTIPAAPLTTNSGLMPPSVAVVGPLHIPQNIKFSSAPVPPNALSSSPAPNIQTGRPLVLSSRATPVQLPSPPCTSSPVVPSHPPVQQVKELNPDEASPQVNTSADQNTLPSSQSTTMVSPLLTNSPGSSGNRRSPVSSSKGKGKVDKIGQILLTKACKKVTGSLEKGEEQYGADGETEGQGLDTTAPGLMGTEQLSTELDSKTPTPPAPTLLKMTSSPVGPGTASAGPSLPGGALPTSVRSIVTTLVPSELISAVPTTKSNHGGIASESLAGGLVEEKVGSHPELLPSIAKMLRVPTTEW, from the exons AGTCCAGCAAGCTAAAAGTACAGAAGGTGGAGCCCTGGAACAGCGTGCGTGTGACATTCAACATCCCCCGGGAAGCAGCGGAGCGGCTACGGATCCTTGCTCAGAGCAACAACCAGCAGCTTCGGGATTTAGGGATTCTCTCCGTTCAGATTGAAG GGGAAGGTGCTATTAACCTGGCTTTGGCTCAGAACCGAAGCCAAGATGTGAGAATGAATGGACCCATGGGAGCTGGAAATTCAGTTAGGATGGAGGCGGGATTTCCTATGGCAAGTGGTCCAG GAATAATAAGGATGAACAACCCTGCCACTGTTATGATACCCCCGGGTGGAAATGTGTCATCTTCCATGATGGCACCAGGCCCCAATCCAGAGCTGCAGCCCAGGACTCCTCGCCCTGCTTCTCAGTCAG ATGCAATGGATCCACTCCTCTCTGGGCTCCATATACAGCAGCAAAGTCATCCCTCAGGATCTTTAGCTCCCCCACATCACCCAATGCAGCCTGTCTCTGTGAACAGACAAAtgaacccagctaattttccccagctgcagcagcagcagcaacaacaacaacagcagcagcagcagcagcagcagcaacaacagcaacagcagcaacaacagttGCAGGCAAGACCCCCACAGCAACATCAGCAGCAACAGCCACAGGGAATTCGACCCCAGTTTACTGCCCCAACTCAGGTGCCTGTTCCTCCAGGCTGGAACCAGCTGCCTTCTGGAGCCCTTCAACCTCCTCCAGCCCAGGGTTCTCTGGGCACAATGACTGCAAACCAAGGGTGGAAGAAGGCTCCCTTGCCCGGCCCAATGCAACAGCAACTCCAGGCAAGACCATCCTTAGCCACGGTACAGACgccttcccaccctccccctcCATATCCCTTTGGCAGCCAGCAAGCCTCACAAGCCCACACAAACTTTCCTCAGATGAGCAACCCAGGCCAGTTCACAGCTCCTCAGATGAAGAGTTTGCAGGGAGGGCCCTCTAGGGTCCCAACTCCCTTGCAGCAGCCCCACCTCACCAACAAGTCTCCtgcctcctcaccctcctccttccAGCAGGGATCCCCTGCATCCTCCCCAACGGTTAACCAAACTCAGCAGCAGATGGGACCAAGGCCACCTCAAAATAACCCACTTCCCCAGGGATTTCAGCAGCCTGTCAGCTCTCCGGGTCGGAATCCTATGGTTCAACAGGGAAATGTGCCACCTAACTTCATGGTGATGCAGCAGCAACCACCAAACCAGGGGCCACAGAGTTTACATCCAGGCCTAGGAG GAATGCCTAAACGCCTCCCACCTGGCTTCTCAGCAGGACAGGCCAATCCGAACTTTATGCAAGGTCAGGTGCCTTCGACCACAGCAACCACCCCTGGGAATTCAGGAGCCCCTCAGCTGCAAGCAAATCAAAATGTCCAGCATGCAG gtggtcAAGGAGCTGGTCCTCCTCAAAACCAGATGCAGGTGTCCCACGGGCCGCCAAATATGATGCAGCCCAGCCTCATGGGAATTCATGGCAACATGAACAATCAGCAGGCTGGTACTTCTGGGGTTCCTCAAGTGAACCTCAGCAACATGCAAGGCCAGCCCCAGCAGGGCCCACCATCTCAGCTGATGGGCATGCACCAGCAAATCGTGCCCTCCCAGGGCCAGATGGTCCAGCAACAAGGAACCTTGAACCCTCAGAACCCTATGATCCTTTCAAGGGCCCAGCTTATGCCACAGGGCCAGATGATGGTGAACCCCCCGAGCCAAAATCTTGGGCCCTCGCCCCAAAGGATGACCCCACCCAAGCAGATGCTTTCCCAGCAGGGCCCACAAATGATGGCGCCACATAACCAGATGATGGGGCCTCAGGGGCAGGTTTTGCTCCAACAGAACCCAATGATAGAGCAGATTATGACCAATCAAATGCAGGGGAATAAGCAGCAGTTTAACACTCAGAACCAGTCCAATGTCATGCCGGGACCAGCCCAGATAATGAGGGGACCAACTCCAAACATGCAAGGAAATATGGTGCAGTTTACGGGACAGATGTCAGGACAGATGCTGCCCCAGCAAGGGCCTGTGAACAACAGTCCATCTCAGGTTATGGGCATTCAGGGACAGGTCCTGCGGCCACCAGGGCCCAGCCCACACATGGCCCAGCAGCATGGTGATCCTGCTACTACAGCAAATAACGATGTCAGTTTATCTCAGATGATGCCTGATGTTAGCATTCAACAAACCAACATGGTCCCCCCTCATGTGCAGGCCATGCAGGGAAACAGTGCCTCGGGAAACCACTTCTCAGGCCATGGGATGTCTTTCAATGCACCTTTCAGTGGAGCTCCCAATGGAAATCAGATGTCCTGTGGTCAAAATCCAGGCTTCCCAGTCAATAAGGATGTCACGCTAACGAGCCCATTGTTGGTCAACTTATTGCAGAGTGACATATCTGCAGGCCATTTTGGGGTaaacaataagcaaaataataCCAACGCAAATAAACCGAAGAAGAAGAAACCCCCTCggaagaagaaaaatagtcaGCAAGATCTAAA caccccAGATACTCGCCCAGCTGGTCTGGAAGAGGCTGATCAGCCACCGTTGCCTGGAGAACAAGGAATTAACTTGGATAACTCAGGCCCTAAACTGCCAGAATTTTCAAACCGGCCACCAG GTTATCCTTCTCAACCAGTTGAACAGAGGCCACTTCAGCAGATGCCTCCTCAACTCATGCAGCATGTGGCACCCCCACCACAGCCACcacagcagcagccacagccacaactgcctcagcagcagcagccaccacCTCCCAGTCAGCCACAgtctcagcagcagcagcagcagcagcaacaaatgATGATGATGCTCATGATGCAGCAGGATCCCAAATCAGTTAGGCTTCCAGTCTCTCAAAATGTCCATCCTCCAAGGGGCCCCCTGAACCCCGACTCCCAGAGAATGCCCATGCAACAGAGTGGCAGTGTGCCTGTCATGGTCAGTCTGCAAGGACCTGCCTCCGTGCCACCATCACCTGATAAACAAAGAATGCCAATGCCTGTGAATACTCCCTTGGGAAGCAATTCAAGGAAAATGGTCTATCAGGAGAGCCCGCAGAATCCTTCCAGCTCGCCACTGGCGGAGATGGCCTCACTCCCTGAAGCAAGTGGCAGTGAAGCACCATCTGTCCCAGGAGGCCCAAACAACATGCCTTCACATGTAGTACTTCCCCAGAATCAGTTAATGATGACAGGGCCAAAACCTGGACCATCGCCCCTTTCAGCAACTCAAGGTGCAACTCCCCAGCAACCCCCTGTAAATTCCCTGCCCAGCTCTCACGGCCACCACTTCCCAAATGTGGCTGCGCCAACCCAGACATCTAGGCCCAAAACACCAAACAGAGCCAGCCCCAGACCCTATTATCCTCAGACACCCAACAACCGCCCTCCCAGCACAGAACCTTCAGAAATCAGTCTGTCACCAGAAAGACTCAATGCCTCCATAGCAGGACTCTTCCCTCCACAGATTAATATTCCTTTACCTCCTAGGCCAAATTTAAACAGGGGCTTTGATCAACAAGGCCTAAATCCAACAACTTTGAAGGCCATCGGGCAAGCACCTTCAAATCTTACCATGAATCCTTCCAATTTTGCTACCCCACAAACTCACAAATTAGATTCTGTGGTAGTGAATTCTGGAAAGCAGTCTAATTCTGGAGCAACAAAACGGGCAAGTCCAAGCAACAGTCGCAGGTCTAGTCCTGGGTCCAGTAGGAAAACCACTCCAAGCCCTGGGAGGCAAAATTCAAAAGCCCCTAAACTTACTCTGGCCTCTCAGACAAATGCAGCCCTATTGCAGAATGTGGAGTTGCCGAGAAATGTATTGGTCAGTCCCACTCCTCTGGCCAATCCCCCTGTACCTGGGAGCTTTCCTAACAACAGTGGGCTGAATCCTCAGAATTCTACTGTGTCTGTGGCTGCAGTTGGGGGTGTTGTTGAGGATAACAAGGAGAGCTTGAATGTGCCTCAGGACAGTGATTGCCAGAATTCCCAGAGTAGGAAGGAACAGGTAAACATTGAACTAAAAGCAGTCCCTGCCCAAGAAGTTAAAATGGTTGTCCCTGAAGATCAGTCCAAAAAGGATGGGCAGCCTTCGGATCCTAACAAACTTCCCAGTGTCGAAGAGAACAAAAATTTGGTGTCTCCTGCTATGAGGGAAGCACCAACATCGTTAAGTCAACTTCTTGACAACTCTGGAGCTCCCAATGTGACAATTAAACCCCCTGGGCTTACAGATCTGGAAGTAACACCTCCAGTAGTTTCTGGGGAGGACCTCAAAAAAGCATCTGTCATTCCCACACTGCAGGATCTGTCTTCTTCTAAAGAACCTTCTAATTCCCTAAACTTACCTCACAGTAATGAGCTGTGTTCATCCCTTGTGCATCCCGAATTGAGTGAGGTCAGTTCTAACGTTGCACCAAGCATCCCTCCAGTAATGTCAAGACCTGTTAGCTCTTCCTCCATTTCCACTCCCTTGCCCCCAAATCAAATAACTGTATTTGTCACTTCCAATCCCATCACAACTTCAGCTAACACATCAGCAGCTTTGCCAACTCACTTGCAGTCTGCATTGATGTCAACAGTTGTCACAATGCCCAATGCGGGTAGCAAGGTTATGGTTTCTGAGGGACAGTCAGCTGCTCAGTCTAATGCCCGGCCTCAGTTCATTACACCTGTCTTTATCAATTCATCCTCAATAATTCAGGTTATGAAAGGATCACAGCCAAGCACAATTCCTGCAGCCCCACTGACAACCAACTCTGGCCTGATGCCTCCCTCTGTTGCAGTTGTTGGCCCTTTACACATACCTCAGAACATAAAATTTTCTTCTGCTCCTGTACCGCCTAATGCCCTCTCCAGTAGTCCTGCTCCAAACATCCAGACAGGTCGACCTTTGGTCCTTAGCTCACGAGCCACCCCTGTTcagcttccttcccctccttGTACGTCTTCTCCAGTTGTCCCTTCTCATCCCCCTGTGCAGCAAGTGAAAGAATTGAATCCAGATGAGGCTAGCCCTCAGGTGAACACCTCAGCAGATCAGAACACTCTTCCCTCTTCACAGTCAACCACAATGGTTTCTCCCCTTTTGACCAATAGTCCAGGGTCCTCTGGCAACCGGCGAAGCCCAGTCTCGTCTAGTAAGGGCAAAGGAAAAGTGGACAAAATTGGCCAAATTTTGTTGACCAAGGCATGTAAGAAAGTTACAGGCTCTCTTGAGAAAGGGGAAGAACAATATGGTGCAGATGGAGAGACTGAAGGCCAAGGGCTAGACACCACAGCTCCGGGGCTCATGGGAACAGAGCAGTTATCCACAGAGCTGGACAGTAAAACCCCAACGCCCCCAGCACCCACTCTGCTAAAAATGACCTCTAGCCCTGTGGGCCCGGGCACTGCCTCAGCAGGACCCAGCTTACCTGGCGGTGCTCTCCCCACCAGTGTACGCTCGATAGTAACCACTCTGGTACCCTCCGAGCTCATCTCCGCCGTACCGACCACAAAAAGCAATCATGGTGGCATAGCATCTGAGTCACTTGCGGGTGGCCTAGTGGAGGAGAAGGTGGGATCCCATCCAGAACTTCTACCCAGCATAG CTAAAATGCTTCGAGTGCCTACCACTGAGTGGTAA